In Primulina huaijiensis isolate GDHJ02 chromosome 16, ASM1229523v2, whole genome shotgun sequence, a single genomic region encodes these proteins:
- the LOC140960752 gene encoding protein tesmin/TSO1-like CXC 2 isoform X5, translating to MDTPERNKNCYTKYEESPIFDFLNSLSPIKPVKSIHMTQTINPFTFTSLPSIFTSPHVGSLSRSRFLRWRQLSDSSKFEFSSDDGSTVLTNRMAENTSEKLVEQEENPDSRLFLGEIDDDPSYDISKIGAEFAHSFDYKCSSPSCDIKVEQMEECSTNSPTLFPFIQKPSRMDLCENEVNLARIRQTEQNKEVISCGWENMMFDDPHLLKFESPNHKLLHNKPTDLGAMFREGSEAENMATLPDKEIEVLELTEPHDIFTSSRNDSNEKKDNEQISVSYQGMRRRCLIFGASESQMNHLDDNGGSDSSMLQQSAGSTFLSDQQLVSINMENESSGCILSNTGLHLNGLAAAQKDSKIDENEASNSRRLLIGSCFSVDFNSSVADQEFQTYTSDFASLKRESNTLENGVLPMEDDGQVSGYVAAKEINQNSPKRKRCRSERPGDGEACKRCNCKKSKCLKLYCECFAAGIFCMEPCACIDCFNKPVHIDTVLTTRKQIETRNPLAFAPKVIKASNSLPESWEDLSKSPASARHKRGCNCKKSGCLKKYCECYQGGVGCSINCRCERCKNTFGIKDGPCLSTMEADSEEDETNLIEKSVLGRSLQKTDLEQNLGYTPPTPLQAVSSSSSFYASQILQRPNFFQIPSRLDKRLQMVKEDDIPEFLQEGSSPIPCIKSVSPNRKRVLSPHSVHLSSPGFRSSRKLVLQSIPSFPCLTSNQ from the exons ATGGACACTCCAGAGAGGAATAAGAATTGCTATACCAAATATGag GAGTCTCCCATTTTCGATTTTCTCAACAGTCTTTCGCCTATCAAGCCAGTTAAGTCCATACATATGACTCAGACGATCAATCCGTTTACTTTTACGTCTCTTCCGTCCATTTTTACTTCCCCTCATGTTGGTTCACTCTCGAGATCTAGATTTCTTCGATG GCGTCAGCTTTCAGATTCATCAAAGTTTGAGTTTTCTTCTGATGATGGGAGCACAGTTCTAACAAACAGGATGGCTGAGAATACTTCTGAGAAATTGGTTGAACAAGAAGAAAATCCGGATTCCAGGCTATTTCTTGGTGAAATTGATGATGATCCATCTTATGATATATCAAAGATTGGTGCCGAATTTGCACATAGTTTTGATTATAAGTGCAGCAGTCCTAGTTGTGATATTAAAGTCGAACAAATGGAAGAGTGCTCTACAAATTCACCAACACTTTTCCCATTCATACAGAAGCCTTCTCGAATGGATTTATGTGAAAATGAAGTGAATCTTGCGAGGATACGCCAAACAGAACAAAATAAAGAAGTCATATCTTGTGGTTGGGAGAATATGATGTTTGATGATCCCcatcttttaaaatttgaatcaccAAACCATAAATTGTTACACAATAAACCAACTGATCTAGGAGCAATGTTCAGAGAAGGAAGTGAAGCAGAGAATATGGCTACTTTGCCTGATAAAGAAATTGAGGTTTTGGAATTAACTGAGCCCCATGATATATTTACTTCGTCGAGGAACGATTCGAATGAAAAGAAGGATAACGAG CAGATTTCCGTTTCTTACCAAGGAATGAGAAGACGCTGTCTCATTTTTGGGGCGTCAGAAAGTCAAATGAACCATTTGGACGACAATGGTGGTTCTGATTCTTCCATGTTGCAACAATCAGCTGGCAGTACTTTCTTAAGTGACCAACAATTGGTATCAATTAATATGGAAAACGAGTCTTCAGGGTGCATTTTAAGTAACACGGGCCTGCACCTAAATGGTCTTGCAGCAGCTCAAAAGGACTCCAAAATTGACGAGAATGAAGCTTCTAATTCTCGGAGATTACTGATTGGATCTTGCTTTTCTGTCGATTTTAATTCCTCGGTTGCtgatcaagaatttcaaactTATACATCGGATTTTGCCTCATTGAAACGGGAAAGTAATACTCTCGAAAATGGTGTTTTGCCTATGGAAGATGATGGCCAGGTATCTGGATATGTGGCAGCTAAAGAGATCAATCAAAATAGTCCTAAGAGGAAAAG GTGTAGGTCTGAAAGACCAGGAGATGGTGAAGCCTGCAAAAGATGTAACTGCAAGAAGTCAAAATGCTTAAAACT GTACTGTGAATGCTTTGCTGCTGGCATTTTCTGCATGGAGCCATGTGCATGTATAGATTGCTTCAACAAACCTGTCCATATAGACACTGTCCTTACAACCCGAAAGCAGATTGAAACAAGAAACCCCCTTGCTTTTGCTCCCAAGGTGATCAAGGCCTCAAATTCTCTGCCCGAATCATGG GAAGACCTGAGCAAAAGTCCTGCTTCAGCCAGACATAAAAGAGGATGCAATTGCAAAAAATCAGGTTGCCTCAAGAAATATTGTGAATGCTATCAG GGTGGGGTTGGATGCTCCATTAATTGCAGATGTGAACGTTGTAAAAACACGTTTGGTATAAAGGACG GACCTTGTTTATCAACCATGGAAGCTGATTCTGAAGAAGATGAAACAAACCTCATCGAGAAAAGTGTGCTCGGCAGAAGTCTGCAGAAGACCGACCTCGAGCAAAACTTGGGTTACACACCTCCAACGCCTTTACAGGCAGTAAG CTCCTCATCTAGCTTTTACGCCAGTCAAATACTCCAGAGACCAAACTTCTTTCAAATTCCATCACGCTTAGATAAGCGACTTCAAATGGTTAAAGAAGATGACATTCCCGAGTTTCTTCAAGAAGGATCATCGCCTATTCCTTGTATCAAATCAGTATCTCCCAACCGGAAGAGAGTTTTGTCTCCTCACAGTGTACACCTGTCTTCTCCTGGTTTCAGGAGTAGTCGAAAGCTGGTCCTTCAGTCCATTCCTTCGTTCCCTTGTCTCACCTCTAATCAGTGA
- the LOC140960752 gene encoding protein tesmin/TSO1-like CXC 2 isoform X1 — translation MDTPERNKNCYTKYEESPIFDFLNSLSPIKPVKSIHMTQTINPFTFTSLPSIFTSPHVGSLSRSRFLRWRQLSDSSKFEFSSDDGSTVLTNRMAENTSEKLVEQEENPDSRLFLGEIDDDPSYDISKIGAEFAHSFDYKCSSPSCDIKVEQMEECSTNSPTLFPFIQKPSRMDLCENEVNLARIRQTEQNKEVISCGWENMMFDDPHLLKFESPNHKLLHNKPTDLGAMFREGSEAENMATLPDKEIEVLELTEPHDIFTSSRNDSNEKKDNEQISVSYQGMRRRCLIFGASESQMNHLDDNGGSDSSMLQQSAGSTFLSDQQLVSINMENESSGCILSNTGLHLNGLAAAQKDSKIDENEASNSRRLLIGSCFSVDFNSSVADQEFQTYTSDFASLKRESNTLENGVLPMEDDGQVSGYVAAKEINQNSPKRKRCRSERPGDGEACKRCNCKKSKCLKLYCECFAAGIFCMEPCACIDCFNKPVHIDTVLTTRKQIETRNPLAFAPKVIKASNSLPESWEDLSKSPASARHKRGCNCKKSGCLKKYCECYQGGVGCSINCRCERCKNTFGIKDGPCLSTMEADSEEDETNLIEKSVLGRSLQKTDLEQNLGYTPPTPLQAVRQSVQLPYLSNKKTPASSFPYNSSSSSFYASQILQRPNFFQIPSRLDKRLQMVKEDDIPEFLQEGSSPIPCIKSVSPNRKRVLSPHSVHLSSPGFRSSRKLVLQSIPSFPCLTSNQ, via the exons ATGGACACTCCAGAGAGGAATAAGAATTGCTATACCAAATATGag GAGTCTCCCATTTTCGATTTTCTCAACAGTCTTTCGCCTATCAAGCCAGTTAAGTCCATACATATGACTCAGACGATCAATCCGTTTACTTTTACGTCTCTTCCGTCCATTTTTACTTCCCCTCATGTTGGTTCACTCTCGAGATCTAGATTTCTTCGATG GCGTCAGCTTTCAGATTCATCAAAGTTTGAGTTTTCTTCTGATGATGGGAGCACAGTTCTAACAAACAGGATGGCTGAGAATACTTCTGAGAAATTGGTTGAACAAGAAGAAAATCCGGATTCCAGGCTATTTCTTGGTGAAATTGATGATGATCCATCTTATGATATATCAAAGATTGGTGCCGAATTTGCACATAGTTTTGATTATAAGTGCAGCAGTCCTAGTTGTGATATTAAAGTCGAACAAATGGAAGAGTGCTCTACAAATTCACCAACACTTTTCCCATTCATACAGAAGCCTTCTCGAATGGATTTATGTGAAAATGAAGTGAATCTTGCGAGGATACGCCAAACAGAACAAAATAAAGAAGTCATATCTTGTGGTTGGGAGAATATGATGTTTGATGATCCCcatcttttaaaatttgaatcaccAAACCATAAATTGTTACACAATAAACCAACTGATCTAGGAGCAATGTTCAGAGAAGGAAGTGAAGCAGAGAATATGGCTACTTTGCCTGATAAAGAAATTGAGGTTTTGGAATTAACTGAGCCCCATGATATATTTACTTCGTCGAGGAACGATTCGAATGAAAAGAAGGATAACGAG CAGATTTCCGTTTCTTACCAAGGAATGAGAAGACGCTGTCTCATTTTTGGGGCGTCAGAAAGTCAAATGAACCATTTGGACGACAATGGTGGTTCTGATTCTTCCATGTTGCAACAATCAGCTGGCAGTACTTTCTTAAGTGACCAACAATTGGTATCAATTAATATGGAAAACGAGTCTTCAGGGTGCATTTTAAGTAACACGGGCCTGCACCTAAATGGTCTTGCAGCAGCTCAAAAGGACTCCAAAATTGACGAGAATGAAGCTTCTAATTCTCGGAGATTACTGATTGGATCTTGCTTTTCTGTCGATTTTAATTCCTCGGTTGCtgatcaagaatttcaaactTATACATCGGATTTTGCCTCATTGAAACGGGAAAGTAATACTCTCGAAAATGGTGTTTTGCCTATGGAAGATGATGGCCAGGTATCTGGATATGTGGCAGCTAAAGAGATCAATCAAAATAGTCCTAAGAGGAAAAG GTGTAGGTCTGAAAGACCAGGAGATGGTGAAGCCTGCAAAAGATGTAACTGCAAGAAGTCAAAATGCTTAAAACT GTACTGTGAATGCTTTGCTGCTGGCATTTTCTGCATGGAGCCATGTGCATGTATAGATTGCTTCAACAAACCTGTCCATATAGACACTGTCCTTACAACCCGAAAGCAGATTGAAACAAGAAACCCCCTTGCTTTTGCTCCCAAGGTGATCAAGGCCTCAAATTCTCTGCCCGAATCATGG GAAGACCTGAGCAAAAGTCCTGCTTCAGCCAGACATAAAAGAGGATGCAATTGCAAAAAATCAGGTTGCCTCAAGAAATATTGTGAATGCTATCAG GGTGGGGTTGGATGCTCCATTAATTGCAGATGTGAACGTTGTAAAAACACGTTTGGTATAAAGGACG GACCTTGTTTATCAACCATGGAAGCTGATTCTGAAGAAGATGAAACAAACCTCATCGAGAAAAGTGTGCTCGGCAGAAGTCTGCAGAAGACCGACCTCGAGCAAAACTTGGGTTACACACCTCCAACGCCTTTACAGGCAGTAAG GCAATCAGTTCAACTTCCATATTTATCAAACAAGAAAACACCTGCATCATCTTTCCCTTATAACAGCTCCTCATCTAGCTTTTACGCCAGTCAAATACTCCAGAGACCAAACTTCTTTCAAATTCCATCACGCTTAGATAAGCGACTTCAAATGGTTAAAGAAGATGACATTCCCGAGTTTCTTCAAGAAGGATCATCGCCTATTCCTTGTATCAAATCAGTATCTCCCAACCGGAAGAGAGTTTTGTCTCCTCACAGTGTACACCTGTCTTCTCCTGGTTTCAGGAGTAGTCGAAAGCTGGTCCTTCAGTCCATTCCTTCGTTCCCTTGTCTCACCTCTAATCAGTGA
- the LOC140960752 gene encoding protein tesmin/TSO1-like CXC 2 isoform X4 — MDTPERNKNCYTKYEESPIFDFLNSLSPIKPVKSIHMTQTINPFTFTSLPSIFTSPHVGSLSRSRFLRWRQLSDSSKFEFSSDDGSTVLTNRMAENTSEKLVEQEENPDSRLFLGEIDDDPSYDISKIGAEFAHSFDYKCSSPSCDIKVEQMEECSTNSPTLFPFIQKPSRMDLCENEVNLARIRQTEQNKEVISCGWENMMFDDPHLLKFESPNHKLLHNKPTDLGAMFREGSEAENMATLPDKEIEVLELTEPHDIFTSSRNDSNEKKDNEQISVSYQGMRRRCLIFGASESQMNHLDDNGGSDSSMLQQSAGSTFLSDQQLVSINMENESSGCILSNTGLHLNGLAAAQKDSKIDENEASNSRRLLIGSCFSVDFNSSVADQEFQTYTSDFASLKRESNTLENGVLPMEDDGQVSGYVAAKEINQNSPKRKRCRSERPGDGEACKRCNCKKSKCLKLYCECFAAGIFCMEPCACIDCFNKPVHIDTVLTTRKQIETRNPLAFAPKEDLSKSPASARHKRGCNCKKSGCLKKYCECYQGGVGCSINCRCERCKNTFGIKDGPCLSTMEADSEEDETNLIEKSVLGRSLQKTDLEQNLGYTPPTPLQAVRQSVQLPYLSNKKTPASSFPYNSSSSSFYASQILQRPNFFQIPSRLDKRLQMVKEDDIPEFLQEGSSPIPCIKSVSPNRKRVLSPHSVHLSSPGFRSSRKLVLQSIPSFPCLTSNQ, encoded by the exons ATGGACACTCCAGAGAGGAATAAGAATTGCTATACCAAATATGag GAGTCTCCCATTTTCGATTTTCTCAACAGTCTTTCGCCTATCAAGCCAGTTAAGTCCATACATATGACTCAGACGATCAATCCGTTTACTTTTACGTCTCTTCCGTCCATTTTTACTTCCCCTCATGTTGGTTCACTCTCGAGATCTAGATTTCTTCGATG GCGTCAGCTTTCAGATTCATCAAAGTTTGAGTTTTCTTCTGATGATGGGAGCACAGTTCTAACAAACAGGATGGCTGAGAATACTTCTGAGAAATTGGTTGAACAAGAAGAAAATCCGGATTCCAGGCTATTTCTTGGTGAAATTGATGATGATCCATCTTATGATATATCAAAGATTGGTGCCGAATTTGCACATAGTTTTGATTATAAGTGCAGCAGTCCTAGTTGTGATATTAAAGTCGAACAAATGGAAGAGTGCTCTACAAATTCACCAACACTTTTCCCATTCATACAGAAGCCTTCTCGAATGGATTTATGTGAAAATGAAGTGAATCTTGCGAGGATACGCCAAACAGAACAAAATAAAGAAGTCATATCTTGTGGTTGGGAGAATATGATGTTTGATGATCCCcatcttttaaaatttgaatcaccAAACCATAAATTGTTACACAATAAACCAACTGATCTAGGAGCAATGTTCAGAGAAGGAAGTGAAGCAGAGAATATGGCTACTTTGCCTGATAAAGAAATTGAGGTTTTGGAATTAACTGAGCCCCATGATATATTTACTTCGTCGAGGAACGATTCGAATGAAAAGAAGGATAACGAG CAGATTTCCGTTTCTTACCAAGGAATGAGAAGACGCTGTCTCATTTTTGGGGCGTCAGAAAGTCAAATGAACCATTTGGACGACAATGGTGGTTCTGATTCTTCCATGTTGCAACAATCAGCTGGCAGTACTTTCTTAAGTGACCAACAATTGGTATCAATTAATATGGAAAACGAGTCTTCAGGGTGCATTTTAAGTAACACGGGCCTGCACCTAAATGGTCTTGCAGCAGCTCAAAAGGACTCCAAAATTGACGAGAATGAAGCTTCTAATTCTCGGAGATTACTGATTGGATCTTGCTTTTCTGTCGATTTTAATTCCTCGGTTGCtgatcaagaatttcaaactTATACATCGGATTTTGCCTCATTGAAACGGGAAAGTAATACTCTCGAAAATGGTGTTTTGCCTATGGAAGATGATGGCCAGGTATCTGGATATGTGGCAGCTAAAGAGATCAATCAAAATAGTCCTAAGAGGAAAAG GTGTAGGTCTGAAAGACCAGGAGATGGTGAAGCCTGCAAAAGATGTAACTGCAAGAAGTCAAAATGCTTAAAACT GTACTGTGAATGCTTTGCTGCTGGCATTTTCTGCATGGAGCCATGTGCATGTATAGATTGCTTCAACAAACCTGTCCATATAGACACTGTCCTTACAACCCGAAAGCAGATTGAAACAAGAAACCCCCTTGCTTTTGCTCCCAAG GAAGACCTGAGCAAAAGTCCTGCTTCAGCCAGACATAAAAGAGGATGCAATTGCAAAAAATCAGGTTGCCTCAAGAAATATTGTGAATGCTATCAG GGTGGGGTTGGATGCTCCATTAATTGCAGATGTGAACGTTGTAAAAACACGTTTGGTATAAAGGACG GACCTTGTTTATCAACCATGGAAGCTGATTCTGAAGAAGATGAAACAAACCTCATCGAGAAAAGTGTGCTCGGCAGAAGTCTGCAGAAGACCGACCTCGAGCAAAACTTGGGTTACACACCTCCAACGCCTTTACAGGCAGTAAG GCAATCAGTTCAACTTCCATATTTATCAAACAAGAAAACACCTGCATCATCTTTCCCTTATAACAGCTCCTCATCTAGCTTTTACGCCAGTCAAATACTCCAGAGACCAAACTTCTTTCAAATTCCATCACGCTTAGATAAGCGACTTCAAATGGTTAAAGAAGATGACATTCCCGAGTTTCTTCAAGAAGGATCATCGCCTATTCCTTGTATCAAATCAGTATCTCCCAACCGGAAGAGAGTTTTGTCTCCTCACAGTGTACACCTGTCTTCTCCTGGTTTCAGGAGTAGTCGAAAGCTGGTCCTTCAGTCCATTCCTTCGTTCCCTTGTCTCACCTCTAATCAGTGA
- the LOC140960752 gene encoding protein tesmin/TSO1-like CXC 2 isoform X3 produces MDTPERNKNCYTKYEESPIFDFLNSLSPIKPVKSIHMTQTINPFTFTSLPSIFTSPHVGSLSRSRFLRWRQLSDSSKFEFSSDDGSTVLTNRMAENTSEKLVEQEENPDSRLFLGEIDDDPSYDISKIGAEFAHSFDYKCSSPSCDIKVEQMEECSTNSPTLFPFIQKPSRMDLCENEVNLARIRQTEQNKEVISCGWENMMFDDPHLLKFESPNHKLLHNKPTDLGAMFREGSEAENMATLPDKEIEVLELTEPHDIFTSSRNDSNEKKDNEQISVSYQGMRRRCLIFGASESQMNHLDDNGGSDSSMLQQSAGSTFLSDQQLVSINMENESSGCILSNTGLHLNGLAAAQKDSKIDENEASNSRRLLIGSCFSVDFNSSVADQEFQTYTSDFASLKRESNTLENGVLPMEDDGQVSGYVAAKEINQNSPKRKRSERPGDGEACKRCNCKKSKCLKLYCECFAAGIFCMEPCACIDCFNKPVHIDTVLTTRKQIETRNPLAFAPKVIKASNSLPESWEDLSKSPASARHKRGCNCKKSGCLKKYCECYQGGVGCSINCRCERCKNTFGIKDGPCLSTMEADSEEDETNLIEKSVLGRSLQKTDLEQNLGYTPPTPLQAVRQSVQLPYLSNKKTPASSFPYNSSSSSFYASQILQRPNFFQIPSRLDKRLQMVKEDDIPEFLQEGSSPIPCIKSVSPNRKRVLSPHSVHLSSPGFRSSRKLVLQSIPSFPCLTSNQ; encoded by the exons ATGGACACTCCAGAGAGGAATAAGAATTGCTATACCAAATATGag GAGTCTCCCATTTTCGATTTTCTCAACAGTCTTTCGCCTATCAAGCCAGTTAAGTCCATACATATGACTCAGACGATCAATCCGTTTACTTTTACGTCTCTTCCGTCCATTTTTACTTCCCCTCATGTTGGTTCACTCTCGAGATCTAGATTTCTTCGATG GCGTCAGCTTTCAGATTCATCAAAGTTTGAGTTTTCTTCTGATGATGGGAGCACAGTTCTAACAAACAGGATGGCTGAGAATACTTCTGAGAAATTGGTTGAACAAGAAGAAAATCCGGATTCCAGGCTATTTCTTGGTGAAATTGATGATGATCCATCTTATGATATATCAAAGATTGGTGCCGAATTTGCACATAGTTTTGATTATAAGTGCAGCAGTCCTAGTTGTGATATTAAAGTCGAACAAATGGAAGAGTGCTCTACAAATTCACCAACACTTTTCCCATTCATACAGAAGCCTTCTCGAATGGATTTATGTGAAAATGAAGTGAATCTTGCGAGGATACGCCAAACAGAACAAAATAAAGAAGTCATATCTTGTGGTTGGGAGAATATGATGTTTGATGATCCCcatcttttaaaatttgaatcaccAAACCATAAATTGTTACACAATAAACCAACTGATCTAGGAGCAATGTTCAGAGAAGGAAGTGAAGCAGAGAATATGGCTACTTTGCCTGATAAAGAAATTGAGGTTTTGGAATTAACTGAGCCCCATGATATATTTACTTCGTCGAGGAACGATTCGAATGAAAAGAAGGATAACGAG CAGATTTCCGTTTCTTACCAAGGAATGAGAAGACGCTGTCTCATTTTTGGGGCGTCAGAAAGTCAAATGAACCATTTGGACGACAATGGTGGTTCTGATTCTTCCATGTTGCAACAATCAGCTGGCAGTACTTTCTTAAGTGACCAACAATTGGTATCAATTAATATGGAAAACGAGTCTTCAGGGTGCATTTTAAGTAACACGGGCCTGCACCTAAATGGTCTTGCAGCAGCTCAAAAGGACTCCAAAATTGACGAGAATGAAGCTTCTAATTCTCGGAGATTACTGATTGGATCTTGCTTTTCTGTCGATTTTAATTCCTCGGTTGCtgatcaagaatttcaaactTATACATCGGATTTTGCCTCATTGAAACGGGAAAGTAATACTCTCGAAAATGGTGTTTTGCCTATGGAAGATGATGGCCAGGTATCTGGATATGTGGCAGCTAAAGAGATCAATCAAAATAGTCCTAAGAGGAAAAG GTCTGAAAGACCAGGAGATGGTGAAGCCTGCAAAAGATGTAACTGCAAGAAGTCAAAATGCTTAAAACT GTACTGTGAATGCTTTGCTGCTGGCATTTTCTGCATGGAGCCATGTGCATGTATAGATTGCTTCAACAAACCTGTCCATATAGACACTGTCCTTACAACCCGAAAGCAGATTGAAACAAGAAACCCCCTTGCTTTTGCTCCCAAGGTGATCAAGGCCTCAAATTCTCTGCCCGAATCATGG GAAGACCTGAGCAAAAGTCCTGCTTCAGCCAGACATAAAAGAGGATGCAATTGCAAAAAATCAGGTTGCCTCAAGAAATATTGTGAATGCTATCAG GGTGGGGTTGGATGCTCCATTAATTGCAGATGTGAACGTTGTAAAAACACGTTTGGTATAAAGGACG GACCTTGTTTATCAACCATGGAAGCTGATTCTGAAGAAGATGAAACAAACCTCATCGAGAAAAGTGTGCTCGGCAGAAGTCTGCAGAAGACCGACCTCGAGCAAAACTTGGGTTACACACCTCCAACGCCTTTACAGGCAGTAAG GCAATCAGTTCAACTTCCATATTTATCAAACAAGAAAACACCTGCATCATCTTTCCCTTATAACAGCTCCTCATCTAGCTTTTACGCCAGTCAAATACTCCAGAGACCAAACTTCTTTCAAATTCCATCACGCTTAGATAAGCGACTTCAAATGGTTAAAGAAGATGACATTCCCGAGTTTCTTCAAGAAGGATCATCGCCTATTCCTTGTATCAAATCAGTATCTCCCAACCGGAAGAGAGTTTTGTCTCCTCACAGTGTACACCTGTCTTCTCCTGGTTTCAGGAGTAGTCGAAAGCTGGTCCTTCAGTCCATTCCTTCGTTCCCTTGTCTCACCTCTAATCAGTGA
- the LOC140960752 gene encoding protein tesmin/TSO1-like CXC 2 isoform X2, with translation MDTPERNKNCYTKYEESPIFDFLNSLSPIKPVKSIHMTQTINPFTFTSLPSIFTSPHVGSLSRSRFLRWRQLSDSSKFEFSSDDGSTVLTNRMAENTSEKLVEQEENPDSRLFLGEIDDDPSYDISKIGAEFAHSFDYKCSSPSCDIKVEQMEECSTNSPTLFPFIQKPSRMDLCENEVNLARIRQTEQNKEVISCGWENMMFDDPHLLKFESPNHKLLHNKPTDLGAMFREGSEAENMATLPDKEIEVLELTEPHDIFTSSRNDSNEKKDNEISVSYQGMRRRCLIFGASESQMNHLDDNGGSDSSMLQQSAGSTFLSDQQLVSINMENESSGCILSNTGLHLNGLAAAQKDSKIDENEASNSRRLLIGSCFSVDFNSSVADQEFQTYTSDFASLKRESNTLENGVLPMEDDGQVSGYVAAKEINQNSPKRKRCRSERPGDGEACKRCNCKKSKCLKLYCECFAAGIFCMEPCACIDCFNKPVHIDTVLTTRKQIETRNPLAFAPKVIKASNSLPESWEDLSKSPASARHKRGCNCKKSGCLKKYCECYQGGVGCSINCRCERCKNTFGIKDGPCLSTMEADSEEDETNLIEKSVLGRSLQKTDLEQNLGYTPPTPLQAVRQSVQLPYLSNKKTPASSFPYNSSSSSFYASQILQRPNFFQIPSRLDKRLQMVKEDDIPEFLQEGSSPIPCIKSVSPNRKRVLSPHSVHLSSPGFRSSRKLVLQSIPSFPCLTSNQ, from the exons ATGGACACTCCAGAGAGGAATAAGAATTGCTATACCAAATATGag GAGTCTCCCATTTTCGATTTTCTCAACAGTCTTTCGCCTATCAAGCCAGTTAAGTCCATACATATGACTCAGACGATCAATCCGTTTACTTTTACGTCTCTTCCGTCCATTTTTACTTCCCCTCATGTTGGTTCACTCTCGAGATCTAGATTTCTTCGATG GCGTCAGCTTTCAGATTCATCAAAGTTTGAGTTTTCTTCTGATGATGGGAGCACAGTTCTAACAAACAGGATGGCTGAGAATACTTCTGAGAAATTGGTTGAACAAGAAGAAAATCCGGATTCCAGGCTATTTCTTGGTGAAATTGATGATGATCCATCTTATGATATATCAAAGATTGGTGCCGAATTTGCACATAGTTTTGATTATAAGTGCAGCAGTCCTAGTTGTGATATTAAAGTCGAACAAATGGAAGAGTGCTCTACAAATTCACCAACACTTTTCCCATTCATACAGAAGCCTTCTCGAATGGATTTATGTGAAAATGAAGTGAATCTTGCGAGGATACGCCAAACAGAACAAAATAAAGAAGTCATATCTTGTGGTTGGGAGAATATGATGTTTGATGATCCCcatcttttaaaatttgaatcaccAAACCATAAATTGTTACACAATAAACCAACTGATCTAGGAGCAATGTTCAGAGAAGGAAGTGAAGCAGAGAATATGGCTACTTTGCCTGATAAAGAAATTGAGGTTTTGGAATTAACTGAGCCCCATGATATATTTACTTCGTCGAGGAACGATTCGAATGAAAAGAAGGATAACGAG ATTTCCGTTTCTTACCAAGGAATGAGAAGACGCTGTCTCATTTTTGGGGCGTCAGAAAGTCAAATGAACCATTTGGACGACAATGGTGGTTCTGATTCTTCCATGTTGCAACAATCAGCTGGCAGTACTTTCTTAAGTGACCAACAATTGGTATCAATTAATATGGAAAACGAGTCTTCAGGGTGCATTTTAAGTAACACGGGCCTGCACCTAAATGGTCTTGCAGCAGCTCAAAAGGACTCCAAAATTGACGAGAATGAAGCTTCTAATTCTCGGAGATTACTGATTGGATCTTGCTTTTCTGTCGATTTTAATTCCTCGGTTGCtgatcaagaatttcaaactTATACATCGGATTTTGCCTCATTGAAACGGGAAAGTAATACTCTCGAAAATGGTGTTTTGCCTATGGAAGATGATGGCCAGGTATCTGGATATGTGGCAGCTAAAGAGATCAATCAAAATAGTCCTAAGAGGAAAAG GTGTAGGTCTGAAAGACCAGGAGATGGTGAAGCCTGCAAAAGATGTAACTGCAAGAAGTCAAAATGCTTAAAACT GTACTGTGAATGCTTTGCTGCTGGCATTTTCTGCATGGAGCCATGTGCATGTATAGATTGCTTCAACAAACCTGTCCATATAGACACTGTCCTTACAACCCGAAAGCAGATTGAAACAAGAAACCCCCTTGCTTTTGCTCCCAAGGTGATCAAGGCCTCAAATTCTCTGCCCGAATCATGG GAAGACCTGAGCAAAAGTCCTGCTTCAGCCAGACATAAAAGAGGATGCAATTGCAAAAAATCAGGTTGCCTCAAGAAATATTGTGAATGCTATCAG GGTGGGGTTGGATGCTCCATTAATTGCAGATGTGAACGTTGTAAAAACACGTTTGGTATAAAGGACG GACCTTGTTTATCAACCATGGAAGCTGATTCTGAAGAAGATGAAACAAACCTCATCGAGAAAAGTGTGCTCGGCAGAAGTCTGCAGAAGACCGACCTCGAGCAAAACTTGGGTTACACACCTCCAACGCCTTTACAGGCAGTAAG GCAATCAGTTCAACTTCCATATTTATCAAACAAGAAAACACCTGCATCATCTTTCCCTTATAACAGCTCCTCATCTAGCTTTTACGCCAGTCAAATACTCCAGAGACCAAACTTCTTTCAAATTCCATCACGCTTAGATAAGCGACTTCAAATGGTTAAAGAAGATGACATTCCCGAGTTTCTTCAAGAAGGATCATCGCCTATTCCTTGTATCAAATCAGTATCTCCCAACCGGAAGAGAGTTTTGTCTCCTCACAGTGTACACCTGTCTTCTCCTGGTTTCAGGAGTAGTCGAAAGCTGGTCCTTCAGTCCATTCCTTCGTTCCCTTGTCTCACCTCTAATCAGTGA